Proteins encoded together in one Telopea speciosissima isolate NSW1024214 ecotype Mountain lineage chromosome 6, Tspe_v1, whole genome shotgun sequence window:
- the LOC122666152 gene encoding calmodulin-binding receptor-like cytoplasmic kinase 2, with the protein MVRSPARSQASRKSSQSGGSRRTISEFSGSSPYSDVSSVKKSSSGGNPVAIAVRMVAEVFGSCFSPPEATSSTAPSVASSDKRRSSSQGIYAKSYNSTQTTEPGGVKFTMTEIYKATRDFSPSLKIGQGGYGTVYKGRLDDGTFVAVKRAKKSVYDKHLSVEFQSEIQTLARVEHLNLVKFFGYMEHEEERIVVVEYVPNGTLRQHLDGVNGKTLDFAARLDVGIDVAHAVTYLHMYTDHPIIHRDIKSSNILLTENFRAKVADFGFARLGADVDTGATHVSTQVKGTAGYLDPEYLRTYQLTEKSDVYSFGVLLVELVTGRRPIEAKREIKERITPRWAMKKFTDGEAIMTLDPTIERTPATNLALEKILELALQCLAPTRQSRPTMRRCAEILWSIRKDYRELSVPDYNRSVSSRSQISSSSRED; encoded by the exons ATGGTGAGAAGCCCTGCACGTTCGCAGGCCAGCAGGAAGAGCTCCCAAAGCGGTGGGAGCCGGAGAACAATATCGGAATTCTCAGGTAGTTCTCCTTATTCCGACGTTTCTTCTGTTAAGAAATCTTCTTCCGGCGGGAATCCTGTGGCGATCGCCGTCAGAATGGTAGCTGAAGTCTTCGGTTCCTGCTTTAGTCCTCCGGAAGCCACATCTTCTACGGCTCCTTCTG TTGCTAGTAGCGATAAGAGACGTAGTTCCAGCCAAGGGATCTATGCCAAATCCTATAATTCGACTCAAACGACGGAACCTGGGGGTGTGAAATTCACCATGACGGAAATTTATAAAGCTACCAGGGACTTCTCCCCTTCCCTCAAGATTGGACAAGGCGGGTATGGAACTGTTTACAAGGGAAGGCTTGATGATGGCACCTTTGTCGCTGTTAAACGTGCGAAGAAG AGTGTTTATGATAAGCATTTGAGTGTGGAGTTCCAAAGCGAAATCCAGACATTGGCACGGGTAGAGCATTTGAATCTGGTCAAGTTCTTTGGATATATGgagcatgaagaagaaaggattgTTGTAGTTGAGTATGTTCCCAATGGAACCCTCAGACAACACTTGGATG GGGTGAATGGCAAAACTCTGGACTTTGCTGCCCGACTGGATGTTGGCATTGATGTGGCTCATGCTGTTACTTATCTCCATATGTATACAG ATCACCCAATTATCCATAGAGATATCAAATCTTCTAATATCCTCCTCACCGAAAATTTTCGGGCCAAGGTGGCTGACTTTGGGTTTGCTCGATTGGGTGCGGACGTTGATACAGGGGCAACACATGTATCCACCCAGGTGAAGGGAACTGCAGGCTACTTGGACCCTGAATACCTGAGGACTTATCAGCTCACAGAAAAGAGTGATGTCTACTCATTTGGGGTGTTACTGGTCGAACTCGTCACAGGAAGGCGCCCTATAGAGGCGAAGAGGGAAATTAAGGAGCGGATTACTCCAAGATGG GCAATGAAGAAGTTCACAGATGGAGAAGCAATTATGACGTTGGACCCAACAATAGAAAGAACTCCTGCAACTAACCTTGCACTAGAAAAGATTTTGGAGCTAGCCTTACAATGCCTGGCTCCAACCAGACAGAGTCGGCCAACCATGAGGAGGTGTGCTGAGATCTTATGGAGCATCCGTAAGGACTACAGAGAGCTCTCTGTACCAGACTACAACCGTTCAGTCTCCTCTCGTTCCCAGATAAGTTCATCTAGTAGAGAAGATTAA
- the LOC122666279 gene encoding uncharacterized protein LOC122666279 isoform X1 gives MLEAEVCSSRVLSPFRDESGDEELSVLPRHTKVIVTGNNRTKSVLVGLQGVVKKAVGLGGWHWLVLKNGVEVKLQRNALSVLEPPTGNEEDDDDHDLDNSCSSSDMGENENYFSASSIQLHKSSKPRVRHPRPWISAKSINRSHCREIHSNIHKHHLRVNLAKLGTNSLWRYWKRFNLARNNHPNPSREQLVDAVRRHFSSQQLDEIEVIVGFIHAAKKLKAMDS, from the exons ATGCTGGAAGCTGAGGTGTGTTCTTCTCGGGTTCTGTCACCTTTTCGTGATGAAAGTGGTGATGAGGAGCTCTCTGTTCTTCCCCGGCACACCAAAGTCATTGTTACAGGAAACAACCGAACCAAGTCTGTCTTGGTAGGTCTGCAAGGGGTTGTTAAGAAGGCTGTTGGCCTTGGTGGCTGGCACTGGCTG GTTCTGAAGAATGGAGTGGAAGTTAAGCTACAAAGGAATGCTTTAAGTGTTCTAGAACCACCCACAGGCAACGAAGAGGATGACGATGACCATGATTTAGATAATTCTTGCAGTAGCTCAGACATGGGTGAGAATGAGAATTATTTTT CAGCAAGTAGTATTCAGTTACACAAATCAAGCAAGCCAAGAGTGAGGCATCCAAGGCCCTGGATATCTGCCAAATCAATTAATAGAAGCCATTGTAGGGAAATACACTCCAATATCCACAAACATCACCTG AGGGTGAACTTGGCAAAGCTAGGAACGAATTCATTGTGGAGATATTGGAAACGATTCAATCTT GCGAGGAACAATCATCCAAATCCTTCAAGGGAGCAACTGGTGGATGCTGTAAGGCGGCACTTCTCATCACAG CAATTGGACGAGATTGAAGTGATTGTGGGATTCATTCATGCTGCCAAGAAATTGAAAGCCATGGACTCATAG
- the LOC122666279 gene encoding uncharacterized protein LOC122666279 isoform X2, with translation MLEAEVCSSRVLSPFRDESGDEELSVLPRHTKVIVTGNNRTKSVLVGLQGVVKKAVGLGGWHWLVLKNGVEVKLQRNALSVLEPPTGNEEDDDDHDLDNSCSSSDMGENENYFSSSIQLHKSSKPRVRHPRPWISAKSINRSHCREIHSNIHKHHLRVNLAKLGTNSLWRYWKRFNLARNNHPNPSREQLVDAVRRHFSSQQLDEIEVIVGFIHAAKKLKAMDS, from the exons ATGCTGGAAGCTGAGGTGTGTTCTTCTCGGGTTCTGTCACCTTTTCGTGATGAAAGTGGTGATGAGGAGCTCTCTGTTCTTCCCCGGCACACCAAAGTCATTGTTACAGGAAACAACCGAACCAAGTCTGTCTTGGTAGGTCTGCAAGGGGTTGTTAAGAAGGCTGTTGGCCTTGGTGGCTGGCACTGGCTG GTTCTGAAGAATGGAGTGGAAGTTAAGCTACAAAGGAATGCTTTAAGTGTTCTAGAACCACCCACAGGCAACGAAGAGGATGACGATGACCATGATTTAGATAATTCTTGCAGTAGCTCAGACATGGGTGAGAATGAGAATTATTTTT CAAGTAGTATTCAGTTACACAAATCAAGCAAGCCAAGAGTGAGGCATCCAAGGCCCTGGATATCTGCCAAATCAATTAATAGAAGCCATTGTAGGGAAATACACTCCAATATCCACAAACATCACCTG AGGGTGAACTTGGCAAAGCTAGGAACGAATTCATTGTGGAGATATTGGAAACGATTCAATCTT GCGAGGAACAATCATCCAAATCCTTCAAGGGAGCAACTGGTGGATGCTGTAAGGCGGCACTTCTCATCACAG CAATTGGACGAGATTGAAGTGATTGTGGGATTCATTCATGCTGCCAAGAAATTGAAAGCCATGGACTCATAG
- the LOC122663727 gene encoding pentatricopeptide repeat-containing protein At2g46050, mitochondrial, translating to MPCKFISPFKLATNFKRHLSVISSNALVRTPGNGEEHEEEDPCNKTFTSLPVGRLRASLATFGANHANVSHLSVLFCSNILRISAKMGFLPEGRQAHSHIVKLGYDRRQSLQNQLLSMYLRCNKFADACKLFDKMDERNVVSWNTMISAAVGFGRTFQSTHSLSLLYFKEMLVEMVEPNYITFIGLLRSTIELNDVETGKQLHCFIIKSKLALNCFVGSALVDIYSKCSLVEDARRVFDKILIRDMVLWNVMVSCYAYNRLREEAFGVFKLMRSEGVNGDDFTFSSLLNSCGVLGSCELGRQVHGLIIRLSFDVDVLVASALVNMYAKNKFIVDARRVFDGMITRNVVSWTTMIVGYGQFGDGREAMKLLKNMIQQGFVPDELTWASILSSCASLPATSEIVQAHANVVKNGCEAFLSVANALINAYSKCGIITSAFECFNSIVDPDIVTWTSMIGACAFHGLFTEAIEIFEEMESKGLKLDQIAFLGVLSACSHGGRVEEGLHYFTSMSKDHEIVPDSEHFTCLIDLLGRAGHLDEAFNVLTKMPFEPGSNSLGAFFGACKVQGNLELAKWAAERLFILEPNKSVNYTLMSNLYASIGHWVDVARVRKIMRGRCDYKVPGCSWMEISGVVHTFVSCDRSHPQASELYDILGTLFRLMKVKNYITDVDFLVHPVEDDSVLSFLN from the coding sequence ATGCCCTGTAAATTTATCTCACCTTTCAAGCTCGCCACTAATTTCAAGCGTCACTTATCAGTCATCTCGTCTAATGCTCTTGTTCGAACTCCCGGAAACGGtgaagaacatgaagaagaagacccaTGTAATAAGACTTTCACTTCTTTACCTGTTGGACGACTCAGAGCTTCATTGGCGACTTTTGGAGCGAATCATGCCAATGTATCCCACTTAAGCGTTTTGTTTTGTTCAAACATTTTGAGAATTTCTGCAAAAATGGGTTTCCTTCCTGAAGGAAGACAAGCCCATTCTCACATCGTTAAATTAGGGTATGATCGTAGACAATCTTTGCAAAACCAGCTTTTGAGTATGTATTTGAGATGCAACAAGTTTGCGGATGCATGCAAGTTGTTCGATAAAATGGACGAAAGAAATGTTGTGTCGTGGAATACAATGATATCTGCGGCAGTTGGCTTTGGTAGAACTTTTCAGTCAACCCACAGTCTGAGTTTGTTATATTTCAAGGAAATGCTTGTAGAGATGGTGGAACCTAACTATATCACTTTTATTGGTTTGCTCCGCAGCACCATTGAGCTAAATGATGTTGAGACAGGGAAACAGTTGCATTGCTttataatcaaatcaaaattagCTTTGAATTGTTTTGTTGGAAGTGCTCTTGTTGATATCTATTCCAAGTGTAGTTTAGTGGAAGATGCACGACGGGTATTCGATAAGATTCTTATTAGAGATATGGTCTTGTGGAATGTGATGGTTTCCTGCTATGCATATAACAGATTGAGGGAAGAGGCCTTTGGAGTCTTTAAGTTGATGAGGTCTGAAGGTGTAAATGGGGACGACTTTACGTTTAGTAGTCTTTTAAATTCTTGTGGGGTTTTGGGCTCTTGCGAATTGGGGAGGCAGGTACATGGTCTTATTATTAGGCTCTCCTTTGATGTGGATGTTCTTGTGGCTAGTGCACTTGTTAACATGTATgcaaaaaacaaatttattgTGGATGCTCGCAGGGTTTTTGATGGAATGATAACACGCAATGTTGTTTCTTGGACCACCATGATTGTGGGTTATGGACAGTTTGGCGATGGAAGGGAAGCTATGAAGCTTCTCAAGAATATGATTCAACAAGGATTTGTGCCAGATGAGCTTACATGGGCTAGCATACTCAGCTCATGTGCCAGTCTGCCTGCAACCAGTGAAATTGTCCAAGCTCATGCCAATGTAGTAAAGAATGGGTGCGAGGCCTTCTTGTCAGTTGCAAATGCCCTCATTAACGCATACTCCAAATGCGGTATTATCACCAGTGCATTTGAGTGTTTTAATTCAATTGTAGACCCAGATATTGTTACATGGACTTCTATGATTGGTGCTTGTGCATTTCATGGTCTTTTCACAGAAGCTATAGAAATTTTTGAGGAGATGGAGTCCAAAGGTTTGAAGCTTGATCAAATTGCATTCCTTGGGGTCCTCTCTGCTTGTAGCCATGGAGGCCGAGTAGAAGAGGGACTACACTACTTTACCTCAATGAGTAAGGACCATGAAATTGTGCCAGATTCAGAACATTTTACTTGTCTCATTGACCTTCTTGGAAGAGCTGGTCATCTGGATGAAGCATTTAAtgttttgaccaaaatgccctttgaACCTGGTTCAAATTCCTTGGGAGCATTCTTTGGAGCCTGTAAGGTCCAGGGCAACTTAGAATTAGCAAAGTGGGCAGCAGAGAGGCTTTTCATTTTAGAGCCAAATAAATCTGTGAATTATACACTCATGTCTAACCTCTATGCTTCCATCGGACATTGGGTTGATGTGGCAAGAGTTCGCAAAATTATGAGGGGCAGGTGTGACTATAAAGTGCCAGGTTGTAGCTGGATGGAAATTTCTGGTGTGGTTCATACATTTGTATCATGTGACAGATCTCACCCTCAAGCTTCAGAGTTGTATGATATTCTGGGAACGTTGTTTAGGTTAATGAAGGTGAAAAACTACATTACGGATGTGGATTTTCTGGTTCACCCTGTTGAAGATGATTCTGTACTGAGCTTTCTTAACTAG